Part of the Verrucomicrobiota bacterium genome, CGAGATCTTCGAAGAGAAAACTCCGAAGGTTCCGTCGAGGACTTCAACTACCCCGCTCGAAGACTCGTCATCAATCGGTGCCTAAGAGGGTTGTGTCCTCGGTGTGGTGGTCCGGGCCTTTTTCGGGGCGATCCTTCCGACACCCACAAGATGAAAAAATGGGGGTTCCGTCTTCGCAGTGAGTGTCCCTACTGTGGTTTGCGCTACGAAGAAGAAAGTGGCGTGACCCTATGGACAACGGTGTTTGGGTATGTACTCGTAGTCTTACTGGCAGTGTGCCCGATTCTCCTTCTTGTTGCTCTGGACTGGGTGCCCGTTTTCGCTGCGACCATTCTTGGGGTTGTCTTGTCTTTCGGACTACCAGTCTTGCTCTACCCTTTTCTCCTACGGATCACCCTGGCCTGTTGGTTTGGGTTTCACCCTGATGCATTTGATCAAGAAAATGAACCGGCCAAATCCCCTTACTCTTGAGCCTCTGGACGATGCCAGTCTCCGCGGGCTCCTTTTCCTCTCCTGCTTTGGCTGCCTCATTGCCGCAAAGTGTGCGATCTCGGAAGCCTTACGCCTATACTACGGTTTCGCTATCAACTCCGCACTCTTCATCTGGCTACCCTCTTTGGTAATTGGAGGTGCGGTTTGCCTTCTTTACATTGCGGGCCCGGGATCGAGCTTTCATGCCTACTGGAAGTCAAAACAGTTTTTAATTCCTGCCGCCCTGATCTGGTTGACGATCGCTTTCAGTGTGGTTCGACAAGTTCCTTCGGTATTGGTTCCCGGAGTCATCTGTCTTGTCGCGGCGGCGGCAGCTTTTGTCCTCGGAAGAATTCGCAATTCGATCGCAGTAAGTTTTTTAGCCGCTTTTTGGGCCTTCGGTGCCGCGTTGTCTTTTTTCTATCCTCCGGTAGGTTCCTATTCGATCTTCGCGATTTTACTGGTTCTCTTCGGATCGATACCGTGTGGGATCGGTTATTTCCACCTGAAAGCACCTTGAGCTTGGCCTGATACCGAACTCAGGAGGTATCAGCGTTTCAGAGGCTCTAACGTAAAACAGCGATCGACCTTTCTAAACTAGTAAGAAACGTATCAACTTCCTGTTCCGTGTTATAGAACGCGAAGGAGGCGCGGGTCGTCGCAGTGAGACCAAGATGCTCAAGCAAAGGTTGGGTGCAGTGATGTCCCGCGCGAACCGCGACCCCATCTCGGTCAAGGAACGTTGCCAAGTCATGAGGATGAACTCCATCCACAACGAAAGACGCAACCCCTACCTTTCTAGGCGCTTCACCGACGAGGCGCACTCCCGTTAGAGACTCAAGGCCAGCAGTCGCTTTTTTCAAGAGGGTATCCTCCTGGCGCTCCATCCTCTCGTAGCCGGTATCCCCAATAAACCGAATGGCCTCCGCCAGTCCGATCGCACCAGCGATATGCGGAGTTCCTGCCTCAAACCGAGCTGGCGGCTCGGCAAAAGTCGTTCCAGAAAAAGACACTCTCTCAATCATGTCGCCTCCTCCTTGGTACGGAGCCATCTTCGCGAGCAATTCTTTCTTTCCGTAGAGGACACCGATCCCTGTTGGACCGAACACTTTGTGTCCCGAGAGAACATAGAAGTCGCAATCAAGATCGGTCACATCAACGGCTAGATGAGGCACAGCCTGTGCACCATCCACCAGCACAGGAACTTCAACCTCATGCGCGAGAGCGACCATCTCCTTCGCAGGATTTATAGTCCCAAGGGAATTCGAAACATGACAAAACCCCGCCATTACTGCCTCCTCGGAGAGAGCCTTTCGAAAGTCTTCAAGATCCACCTCTCCCTCGGGGGAAATCAAAACAGGCCTAACCGACAACCCCAGCTTTTCCCCAGCGATCTGCCAAGGAACAATGTTCGCGTGATGCTCCATAACAGTGAGGACAATCGTCCCACCCGGCTTGGCAACTGAAGGCAGAAAGCTCGATGCGACAAGGTTTACCGATTCGGTCGCATTTCTTGTAAAAATGATTTCGCCAGCCGAAGCCGCACCCAGAAAACCAGCCACAGTTTCCCTTGCCGATTCGTAAGCGGCAGTCGCTTCCTCGCTCAAAAAGTGGAGTCCCCGATGGATGTTGGAGTAACCCTCGCGATAGAATTGACTGAGTGAGTCGATAACCCTTTGAGGTTTTTGGGTGGACGCTGCATTATCAAAATACACTAAAGCCTTTCCATACTTTTCCCGCGCAAGGATCGGAAACTCAGCCCTGATCTTATCCACATCCAGATCCATTTCGATAGTCATTCCATTCACCTCGTTACCCTATCTGGCCCTACCCTAAAACGCAAAAGGGAGCCCAGATTTTTCAGAAGCGGTTTTTATGGTCAGTAATTAAATTTCGCAAGAATTGCCTGCGCGCCGGCGAGGGCACTTCACCCATTGTAAGAGGAACCGTGTTTGCCCGTTGAAGATCTTCTGCGAACTGCCCTAACTTAGGCCGAAAGCTCTCATTGCCTGCACCAAGCGCACGAAACCTCCAATGTTCGCTCCCGCTTGGTAGTTTTCCGGTCCCGCATAACGACTTCCGAAGTTCAAACACCGCTGATGGATTCCCTTCATAATCTCTTGAAGGCGAGTATCGACTTCCGCAAAGCTCCATTGCTCCAACGAAGCGTTCTGCTGCATCTCGAGAGCAGATACAGCTACTCCACCCGCATTAGCTGCCTTCGCAGGTCCAAAGAGAATTCCTTCTTCGAGAAAACGGTGAATGGCACCCGGTTCACACGGCATATTCGCTCCTTCGCAAACCAGTTGGCAACCGTTTCCAAGCAAGGTCTCTGCGTCTGTCTCTGAGATTTCGTTTTGCGTAGCGCAGGGAAAAGCAAGGTCACATTCCAAATCCCAAACCGTTTCATCAGGACGATACTCTACCCCGTCCCGCCCCGTTGGATACTCCGAAAGTCGACCTCTTTCGATTTCCTTCAGACTACGCAGACAGTCCACGTCGATTCCGGCCGGCGCGTAAACAGAACCGCCCGAGTCTGAGCAGGAAATCACCCTTGCGCCCTTCTGCTGCAACTTCTGGATGGTATAAATGGCAACATTTCCCGAGCCGGAGACTACAGCGGTTTTTCCTTCCAGACCCTCACCGCGTTCTCCCAACATCGACTCCGCAAAATAAACGCATCCGTAGCCAGTAGCCTCTTTCCGAACCAGAGAGCCACCCCAGGATGCGTCTTTCCCGGTGATTACCCCCAATTCATAACGGTTCGTCAAACGCTTGTATTGCCCAAACAAATACCCGATCTCACGACCGCCTACACCGATATCTCCTGCTGGAACATCCGTCTGCTGGCCAATGTGCCGATGCAACTCCGTCATGAAACCCTGGCAAAAGCGCATCACCTCGTGGTCTGACCGACCTCGTGGATCAAAGTCAGATCCTCCCTTTCCTCCTCCAAGCGAGAGTCCGGTCAGACTATTTTTAAAGATCTGTTCAAACCCAAGAAACTTGATGACCCCAAGGTTAACCGTGGGATGAAACCGCAGGCCTCCCTTGTATGGACCGAGCGCACTGTTGAATCCGACCCGAAACCCACGGTTTACATTGACCCTTCCGCTGTCTTCAGCCCACACCACCCGAAAGACCGCCTGCCTTTCCGGTTCGCAGACGCGCTCCAGCAAATTGAGCTCTTCAATTTCCGGAAACTCTGTGAGCACTGGCTCAAGAGAAGGGAGAACTTCTTCAACAGCCTGAATGAAGATCGGCTCATTGTGATTGCGCTGACGGACAATCTCCAGAACGGATTCGAGGTAGTCGTTCATAGGAAAAGCATGGAGATTTGTTACAAAAGGTGCGAGCCTCAAAAGCACCAATGGAGGGACATCGGCCTCGATGTCCGCAGGCATTCAACAAGGACATTTGCGAACCAGCAAATAGAAATCCCTCGCAACCATTCGCAGCAGCCCCTAACTCTCGACCTCATGCCGCCGTTCTTCAAAAAGGTCAGTCGATACCGCAGGATCGTCGCTGTTGGCCCAAGGCATTCAGGGAAATCCGTTCTTCTCGCTTCACTTCTTGATCACCTGAGGAAAGATCCGGCGAGGTTCCTTCGGACAACTGACGAGTGGATTCGACACCAGGTGGTGCCTTATCCGGGCGACTTCCCCGCGCTACCACTGGACCGAATCTTAAAGGAAGCTTCTGAAGCGGCGCTTTGGCCGGAAGTAACCGTGAAGCCAGCAGCTTTGCGTTTCTCCGCTCAAAACCGAAAGGCGTGGAAGCGTGATCTCGTTTTGGATTTTATCGACTTCCCTGGAGAGAATCTAGCCGACTTTCTCGGCCAAGGAGATTTTCAAGCCTGGAGTGATCGAGTCACCGATCTTTTCCCAGACCCTCTTGACCCACCTTCGGTCGAGGGGATGGCTCAACTTAGAAAAGCTGAATCAGAGAACGCGAGTCCCGAATCCCTAGCCGAGATCTACGCAAAAGTCGTGGTGGAGGCTACCCGAAGAGGTCGATATCTCACGACGCCAGCCAGCCTCTGCTCCCGCGTCTTTGAAACATCTTCCACCAGTGAGAACGAAGATTTTGC contains:
- a CDS encoding cysteine desulfurase, which codes for MTIEMDLDVDKIRAEFPILAREKYGKALVYFDNAASTQKPQRVIDSLSQFYREGYSNIHRGLHFLSEEATAAYESARETVAGFLGAASAGEIIFTRNATESVNLVASSFLPSVAKPGGTIVLTVMEHHANIVPWQIAGEKLGLSVRPVLISPEGEVDLEDFRKALSEEAVMAGFCHVSNSLGTINPAKEMVALAHEVEVPVLVDGAQAVPHLAVDVTDLDCDFYVLSGHKVFGPTGIGVLYGKKELLAKMAPYQGGGDMIERVSFSGTTFAEPPARFEAGTPHIAGAIGLAEAIRFIGDTGYERMERQEDTLLKKATAGLESLTGVRLVGEAPRKVGVASFVVDGVHPHDLATFLDRDGVAVRAGHHCTQPLLEHLGLTATTRASFAFYNTEQEVDTFLTSLERSIAVLR
- the gdhA gene encoding NADP-specific glutamate dehydrogenase; amino-acid sequence: MNDYLESVLEIVRQRNHNEPIFIQAVEEVLPSLEPVLTEFPEIEELNLLERVCEPERQAVFRVVWAEDSGRVNVNRGFRVGFNSALGPYKGGLRFHPTVNLGVIKFLGFEQIFKNSLTGLSLGGGKGGSDFDPRGRSDHEVMRFCQGFMTELHRHIGQQTDVPAGDIGVGGREIGYLFGQYKRLTNRYELGVITGKDASWGGSLVRKEATGYGCVYFAESMLGERGEGLEGKTAVVSGSGNVAIYTIQKLQQKGARVISCSDSGGSVYAPAGIDVDCLRSLKEIERGRLSEYPTGRDGVEYRPDETVWDLECDLAFPCATQNEISETDAETLLGNGCQLVCEGANMPCEPGAIHRFLEEGILFGPAKAANAGGVAVSALEMQQNASLEQWSFAEVDTRLQEIMKGIHQRCLNFGSRYAGPENYQAGANIGGFVRLVQAMRAFGLS